In a genomic window of Cytobacillus sp. FSL H8-0458:
- a CDS encoding putative polysaccharide biosynthesis protein, protein MRPVQTSGDLFRGAFILTVAALITKILSAIYRVPFQNIVGDVGFYIYQQVYPFYGIIIVLSTYGFPVIISKLYAEQAALKKEQDIQNLFAVSAFIIFIIGFIGFSILYWGSDWLAVRMGDPQLAILLRVVAAVFLIFPILSLFRGYFQGKGDMVPTAVSQVGEQLVRVVTILLAAYLLVKGGNSLYMVGGGAMFGAVTGGIIAVLILITFFYIKERNSLPSAVSIDFKQGGKLAKTIIIQGFAICISSLVLIFIQLADSFNLYSLLIASGIGGEEAKALKGVYDRGQPIVQLGIVVATSMSLSLVPLISKEKMRNQPAFLHSKIRLALQIGILVGAAATVGLWNIIKPANIMLFENSSGSDVLAILSLLILLSSLIITITGILQGLGFIFFPAGAILLGFAAKLALNTILVPSYGTIGAAVASSIALSAVLMLLIAKLQVYLKISLISLRFLFAAGFAALMMSVVLQLYLHATALLPIPEPGRAFAGFQALSGVALGGFTYLYIMFKGNTFKEEELALLPLGSKLMFLLPKKTRR, encoded by the coding sequence CTGAGGCCCGTTCAGACATCCGGCGATTTGTTTAGAGGTGCGTTTATCCTGACGGTCGCTGCCCTGATTACAAAAATTTTAAGCGCAATTTACCGGGTCCCCTTTCAAAATATTGTCGGGGATGTGGGGTTTTATATATATCAGCAGGTTTATCCGTTCTATGGAATCATCATTGTGTTATCTACATACGGGTTTCCGGTTATTATTTCTAAGCTTTATGCCGAACAGGCTGCTTTAAAGAAAGAACAGGATATTCAAAATTTATTTGCCGTATCTGCCTTTATTATATTCATAATAGGTTTTATCGGGTTTTCCATCCTGTACTGGGGTTCGGACTGGCTGGCTGTCAGGATGGGCGATCCGCAGCTGGCAATTCTGCTCAGAGTGGTGGCAGCCGTGTTTCTTATTTTTCCAATTCTGTCTCTCTTCCGGGGATATTTTCAAGGGAAAGGAGACATGGTGCCAACCGCTGTTTCCCAGGTAGGAGAACAGCTTGTCAGGGTCGTCACGATCCTGCTTGCCGCTTATCTGCTGGTTAAGGGAGGAAATTCCCTCTACATGGTGGGAGGCGGGGCCATGTTCGGGGCCGTTACCGGCGGAATCATCGCCGTCCTGATTTTAATTACCTTTTTTTATATAAAAGAAAGAAATAGTCTGCCGTCCGCCGTTTCAATTGATTTTAAACAAGGCGGCAAGCTGGCCAAAACGATTATCATACAGGGATTTGCCATCTGCATCAGCAGTCTGGTGCTTATTTTCATTCAGCTGGCAGATTCGTTTAATTTATACTCACTCCTCATAGCATCCGGAATTGGAGGGGAAGAGGCAAAGGCGCTAAAAGGCGTGTATGACCGCGGACAGCCGATCGTCCAGCTGGGCATTGTCGTGGCAACATCGATGTCCCTATCGCTGGTGCCGCTTATTTCCAAAGAAAAAATGAGAAATCAGCCCGCATTCCTTCATAGTAAAATCAGACTTGCCCTTCAAATCGGCATTCTGGTTGGAGCTGCGGCAACCGTTGGGCTCTGGAATATCATAAAGCCTGCAAATATTATGCTGTTTGAAAACTCATCAGGATCGGATGTCCTGGCGATTCTCAGTCTGCTGATTTTGCTGAGCAGCCTGATCATCACCATTACCGGCATTTTACAGGGACTGGGGTTCATCTTTTTCCCGGCAGGAGCCATTCTGCTTGGATTTGCGGCAAAACTCGCACTGAATACGATTTTGGTGCCATCATACGGCACAATCGGTGCAGCCGTGGCATCAAGCATAGCCCTTTCGGCCGTCCTCATGCTTCTTATAGCAAAGCTTCAGGTATACTTGAAAATTTCATTGATTTCACTGCGCTTTCTATTTGCGGCTGGATTCGCAGCACTAATGATGTCAGTTGTTCTGCAGCTGTACCTGCACGCCACAGCACTGCTGCCAATCCCGGAACCGGGAAGGGCGTTTGCCGGATTCCAGGCATTAAGCGGCGTAGCGCTGGGAGGCTTTACGTATTTGTATATCATGTTTAAAGGCAATACTTTTAAAGAGGAAGAGCTTGCTTTGCTGCCGCTTGGAAGCAAACTCATGTTCTTGCTTCCCAAAAAGACTAGGAGATGA
- the spoVT gene encoding stage V sporulation protein T, with amino-acid sequence MKATGIVRRIDDLGRVVIPKEIRRTLRIREGDPLEIFVDRDGEVILKKYSPISELSDFAKEYAEALYDSLGNPVLICDRDTYIAVAGGSKKDYLNKNISDLVEKTMEERSSVLVNQSGDISLVDGNTESSSAYTIGPIIANGDPIGAVIIFAKEDSLGDVEQKAVETAAGFLARQMES; translated from the coding sequence ATGAAAGCAACAGGTATAGTTCGTCGTATCGATGATTTGGGTCGTGTAGTCATTCCTAAAGAAATCCGCAGAACATTGCGTATTCGTGAGGGGGACCCGCTGGAGATTTTCGTAGATCGTGATGGAGAAGTCATCTTAAAGAAATATTCACCAATCAGTGAACTGAGCGATTTTGCAAAAGAATATGCAGAAGCATTATATGACAGCCTGGGAAATCCAGTGTTAATCTGTGACAGAGATACTTACATTGCTGTTGCAGGCGGTTCTAAAAAGGACTATTTAAACAAGAATATAAGCGATCTTGTTGAAAAAACAATGGAAGAACGCAGTTCAGTTCTGGTTAACCAGTCAGGCGATATTTCGCTTGTGGACGGGAACACTGAGTCTTCCTCCGCTTATACAATTGGCCCAATCATTGCAAACGGCGACCCAATTGGTGCAGTTATCATTTTTGCAAAAGAAGATTCACTTGGCGACGTGGAACAAAAAGCAGTTGAAACAGCAGCAGGCTTCCTGGCCAGACAAATGGAATCATAA
- the mfd gene encoding transcription-repair coupling factor: MLGLKEIISRQDDVSSILSGIEEGLREQMLAGLSGSARTLFLSSIYEQSGRPMLVVTHNLLQAQKLYDDIVNLAGDSEVFLYPANELIAAEMGIASPELKAQRIEALNYWSTNKTGIMIVPMAGLRKILPPPNHWTKYQLSLKIGDDLTDDQLKRFVQMGYVRSEMVSSPGEFSVRGGIIDIYPLTEADPVRIELFDTEVDSIRTFSLEDQRSKEKLTEISIGPATEIPLDSEHFQTIIEKLEKGLGSSLKKLKDDKAKTQLAQNVGYELEQLRMGNKPEQLFKYLSYAFEEGSSLVDYLPANGLIFIDEISRVQEMNDSLDKEEAEWYTSLLGEGQIIHDVKVSHTLKEFLHRSRHPITYMSLFLRHVPNTNPQNIINVTCKQMQNFHGQMHVLKSELDRWKKGRYSVVFLGPDEERIKKLQRVLEDYEIEAAFVSENDPVLTGKIQITEGSLQTGFELPGQKLAVITEEELFNKRTKKKARRQKLSNAERIKSYSELKVGDYVVHVNHGIGKYLGIETLEINGVHKDYLHIRYQGSDKLYVPVEQIDLVQKYVGSEAKEPKIYKLGGNDWKRVKKKVQSSVQDIADDLIKLYAEREASKGFAFNPDGDMQREFEAAFPYQETEDQIRSIHEIKKDMERERPMDRLLCGDVGYGKTEVAIRAAFKAIADGKQVAILVPTTILAQQHYETMRERFQDYPIEIGLLSRFRTKKQQTETLKGLKAGTIDVVVGTHRILSKDIQYRDLGLLIIDEEQRFGVTHKEKIKQLKTNVDVLTLTATPIPRTLHMSMLGVRDLSVIETPPENRFPVQTYVMEYNGALVREAIERELARDGQVYFLYNRVEDIERKAEEISMLVPDARVTYAHGKMTENELESVMLSFLEGESDVLVSTTIIETGVDIPNVNTLIVHDADKMGLSQLYQLRGRVGRSNRVAYAYFTYRKDKVLTEVAEKRLQAIKEFTELGSGFKIAMRDLSIRGAGNLLGAEQHGFIDSVGFDLYSQMLKEAIEERKDKLDGIEEKPAKIEIDLDVDAYIPDFYLSDGHQKIEMYKRFRGISSLEDVEELQDEMIDRFGEYPDEVGYLFQIAEMKAYGELAGVETVKQSKQEVLILLSEKASEHIDGQKIFQITSKYGRMIGLGMDGKKLKAVLHIKGVKTNEWLNIAYEVIKGMQEAKKEQEHPTV, from the coding sequence TAAGACAGGAATCATGATTGTGCCGATGGCCGGGCTAAGAAAAATTCTTCCGCCTCCAAACCACTGGACAAAATACCAGCTGTCTTTAAAGATAGGCGATGATTTGACTGATGATCAATTAAAAAGATTTGTTCAGATGGGCTATGTCCGTTCGGAGATGGTTTCTTCGCCTGGAGAATTCAGTGTCAGGGGCGGAATCATTGATATCTATCCATTGACTGAAGCGGATCCGGTAAGGATTGAGCTGTTTGATACGGAAGTGGATTCGATCCGGACATTTTCTTTGGAGGACCAGAGATCAAAAGAAAAGTTAACCGAGATTTCGATTGGACCTGCAACCGAAATCCCTCTTGATTCAGAGCACTTCCAGACCATAATTGAAAAACTGGAAAAAGGTTTGGGATCAAGCCTGAAAAAATTGAAGGACGATAAAGCGAAAACGCAGCTGGCCCAGAATGTTGGCTACGAATTAGAACAGCTGCGAATGGGGAACAAGCCTGAACAGCTTTTCAAATACCTTTCGTATGCCTTTGAGGAAGGAAGTAGTTTAGTAGACTATCTCCCTGCCAATGGCTTAATTTTCATTGATGAAATCAGCCGTGTTCAGGAAATGAACGACTCCCTTGATAAGGAAGAGGCTGAGTGGTATACAAGCCTTTTAGGTGAAGGCCAGATTATTCATGATGTGAAGGTATCACACACGTTAAAAGAGTTTTTGCACCGCTCCAGGCATCCGATTACGTATATGTCGCTGTTCCTAAGACATGTACCGAATACCAACCCGCAAAACATCATTAATGTCACCTGCAAACAGATGCAGAATTTCCATGGACAGATGCATGTGCTGAAAAGCGAGCTGGACAGATGGAAAAAGGGCAGATATTCGGTCGTATTCCTGGGTCCTGATGAAGAGCGGATCAAAAAACTGCAAAGAGTGCTTGAAGACTACGAGATTGAAGCGGCATTTGTGAGTGAGAATGACCCGGTTTTAACAGGGAAAATCCAAATTACAGAGGGCAGTCTGCAGACCGGATTTGAGCTTCCAGGGCAAAAGCTGGCCGTTATTACGGAAGAAGAGCTTTTTAACAAACGCACGAAAAAGAAGGCCCGCAGGCAAAAGCTTTCAAATGCGGAAAGAATCAAAAGCTATTCCGAACTGAAGGTTGGGGACTATGTCGTTCACGTCAATCACGGGATCGGAAAGTACCTGGGGATTGAAACCCTTGAGATTAATGGAGTCCATAAAGATTATCTCCATATCCGCTACCAGGGAAGCGACAAGCTGTATGTGCCGGTGGAGCAGATTGATCTTGTCCAGAAATATGTCGGCTCCGAAGCAAAAGAGCCTAAAATTTACAAGCTGGGCGGAAACGACTGGAAGCGGGTTAAGAAGAAGGTTCAATCATCTGTTCAGGATATTGCGGATGATCTGATCAAGCTTTATGCAGAGCGCGAGGCATCAAAAGGCTTTGCCTTCAATCCGGATGGCGATATGCAAAGAGAGTTTGAAGCGGCCTTCCCTTATCAGGAAACAGAGGACCAGATCCGCTCCATCCATGAAATTAAGAAGGATATGGAGAGGGAGCGCCCGATGGACCGCTTATTATGCGGAGATGTGGGCTATGGGAAAACAGAAGTGGCCATTCGTGCTGCCTTTAAGGCAATTGCAGATGGAAAGCAGGTTGCCATCCTCGTACCGACGACCATCCTGGCTCAGCAGCACTATGAAACAATGAGAGAACGATTCCAGGATTACCCGATCGAAATCGGGCTATTAAGCCGATTTAGAACAAAAAAGCAGCAGACCGAAACGCTAAAGGGCTTAAAGGCAGGGACTATTGACGTAGTTGTCGGCACACACCGGATTTTATCAAAGGATATCCAGTATAGAGATTTAGGCCTGCTCATTATTGATGAAGAGCAGCGCTTTGGTGTGACACATAAAGAAAAGATCAAGCAGCTTAAGACCAATGTGGATGTCCTTACTCTGACAGCCACGCCAATCCCGAGAACCCTTCATATGTCAATGCTTGGCGTCAGGGATCTTTCAGTTATTGAAACACCGCCAGAAAACCGATTCCCGGTTCAGACTTATGTGATGGAATACAATGGTGCACTGGTTCGTGAAGCCATTGAAAGGGAACTGGCAAGGGATGGACAGGTCTATTTTCTATATAACCGGGTGGAGGATATAGAACGAAAAGCCGAGGAAATATCCATGCTGGTTCCAGATGCAAGGGTAACATATGCCCATGGGAAAATGACGGAAAATGAGTTAGAATCTGTTATGTTAAGCTTCCTTGAAGGCGAGTCCGATGTTCTCGTCAGCACAACGATTATTGAAACAGGCGTAGATATTCCAAATGTCAACACGCTGATTGTCCATGATGCAGACAAAATGGGTCTGTCCCAGCTTTATCAGCTTAGGGGCCGGGTTGGCCGCTCCAACAGGGTTGCCTACGCGTATTTTACTTATCGAAAAGATAAAGTATTAACAGAAGTAGCTGAAAAGCGGCTTCAGGCCATAAAGGAATTTACGGAGCTCGGCTCAGGCTTCAAAATTGCCATGCGGGATTTATCCATCAGGGGCGCCGGCAATCTGCTTGGAGCCGAACAGCATGGATTTATCGACTCCGTCGGTTTTGATCTGTATTCGCAAATGCTTAAAGAAGCGATTGAAGAACGGAAAGATAAGCTGGATGGCATCGAGGAAAAGCCGGCTAAAATTGAAATCGATCTGGATGTTGATGCCTATATTCCTGATTTCTACTTATCTGATGGCCATCAGAAAATTGAAATGTATAAGCGATTCCGCGGCATATCATCTCTTGAAGATGTAGAAGAGCTTCAGGATGAAATGATCGACCGTTTTGGCGAATATCCGGATGAGGTAGGCTACTTATTCCAGATTGCCGAAATGAAGGCTTATGGTGAATTGGCAGGAGTCGAGACAGTTAAGCAATCCAAACAGGAAGTGCTGATTCTTTTATCTGAAAAGGCCAGCGAACATATTGACGGACAGAAGATTTTCCAGATTACCAGCAAATACGGCCGTATGATCGGCCTGGGCATGGATGGAAAGAAGCTGAAAGCAGTCCTCCATATTAAAGGCGTCAAAACAAATGAATGGCTCAACATTGCCTACGAAGTGATTAAAGGAATGCAGGAAGCTAAAAAGGAACAAGAACATCCAACTGTGTAA